A stretch of DNA from Mugil cephalus isolate CIBA_MC_2020 chromosome 12, CIBA_Mcephalus_1.1, whole genome shotgun sequence:
gtggtttttcctttttagctCAGCTTCACTGATGCAGCCTTAAGTGAGCATCTCTTTCACCAAACAGGCTGATTAACATGCAGCTAttggaaattaaatatttaaatatttataaatcaGTGTCACATCATCtataataaaatgctttttttatgttattattactattatgaCTCTTTCTTCAGTCATATTACttataacatttaaatattttaagtatactttctctttccttttaaaCCGATGTGCTTATTTTATATAGTCAAACCGTGAATCTTTCTCCACGCTGTGTTGCACTTTCTCGGCGTTCTGCTTGAAATGACCACATGGTTTCATACACGGTGCCGGCTCCTGATCCAGCCTTTCATCTTCTGATATGATTTGGACTCGATTTTAAGGAACCACTGCAACATAAGTGCACCATGTGGCAAAAAGGTGGCGTGCGCCCAGCCCGCGGCTGGCTTACAGAGCCAGTAATTGCATTCTAACTCAGCTTAAAGAATAAACTTATAAACGGATTACTGACTCAGAAGGAATGTTTCAATATTGGCCCCTGAACCGGGCTTTACATCTGGCAGTTGCAGAGCCCTAATCTTAAAAGACAAACAGGGTGATTGACGGAACAATGAATGGGCTTTACTCCATTTTCATTACAAGTCTCAAGGCACAGGCTGAGCACGGCAGCCTGTCACAGGTGGTTAAAATGTTCCCAGCAGCAggtaaagaaatgaaagagaaatgacacTTAAAGGGACGTGTAAGGGTAAGGTAGCCAGTGAAAACGAAGCATCCGGCAGATTAGGCCCATCCCGcgttaataacaataataataatactaataagtTGAATTTCTATAGCGCCTTTCAGTACACAAATCGCTTTACATAAGCATGAGGAACGGATGGGGGAAGGAGGGGTGAGGGCAAACAGATGGAGGGAAGGCGTTGAAGGAAAACGTCCAAGGCCACAGGTAGCTCAGGTATTACTTGTGGTTTAGCCTTCAAGACTTCAAAAGGCACTCCTCATGACGATCGTGAACTGTCAAAACATGTCCATAAAACAAAACCCGGCTTGTAGGGCCCTGTTTTTTCGCTGCTTGCACGCTGACCTCCGCCGCTGGATGTTGGTCAACCTTTGTCGACCTCTGCGGGGTGGCGGGTTTTTTCTCTCGACCTGAATCCTGAGGCAGgattttgaaaaaagaaaaaaaaaaaaaaaacgctggaGGAAATGCCTCTCTCTGCCGGCTTTTCCTGCGGGGAGAAGCAGAACTGTGATCTAAACTCGGAAAGTGACGAAAGGACATGAACAGGAACTCCAGACATTTCCCAGATATGCTGGCCAGGGAGCTTCATTGTTCTGTTAACACCGTTGCGTTTTTGGAAATAGGTCTCCGTGAGCTTCACGTAGTAATTTACATTTAGTATCGttcaaataattcatttatatgTCCCATTGCGTGGATTATTATATTGTCTattgtttattctttttgtaATTCGGCCATCCTTGAGTCATTCTACAGACAGTGACGAGACATGCGACTGCTAACAACGCGCCACTCACATAAACACTCACCTGTCTGCTAATTTGTATCAGTACAAGTGGTCTTACATCGCCGCGGCAACCTGAGGCTGAGTCACTGCGACGTTCGCAGCGATCAGACTCAGTCTAGTTACAGCTCAGAGTATCAGGTGATACCGTGGCACATAATTAAATCTGCAACATGTCAGTGCAGCACAAGAGGTAGCCTCATAAAAATGCCTGTGGCAACTGTGACAAACTGTTGTTTGGTGATAAAAATTTACCTCTACAGTCTCAGGTGCCTTAAATAAACGGGCTGATTACAGATTGGGTGGCCCTCGGCGAAACTGTAAATGATAGCTTGGGTCacatggcagcttttttttttttttttctttttcagtttttgtgcaCAAGCGTATGTGTCAACAGACTGTGGTCCACTGTGGATACTTTACCCCTGTCATGACACAGTGTTTCTGAACACCCAGTATAAGCAGATACATGCAGTCTTCTTGTCACACAGGACTCCTGGCTTCTCAGTTGTGGGATTGGAAAcactttattctttctttattctaGGCTTAGCGCCTGTTAAGTTTATTTGTCTGATCTGAAGCGTTTTCCCCCTTGATCTCGTATCCAAGCACAGAAAAATGTCCCCGTCGCTCGCCCTCTCAGTGGTTTCAGTCAGAGCACCACACTGTGGTGGCCACAAGTCCTACAACTACTGAGTGAATTATAAATCTGGGAACGGAAGCACATCACTGTTTCCTAATATGTGTAACTATCAAATGTCGTATCACTTGATTCCTCTTtaggatgtgtgtgtgatggtgcgCAGACTGGGGTCAGTCATGGAGCCTGAGCTGAACTGCAGCTCCCAGTGTGATTCCCCACTTTGCTTCATCCAGTCAGGAGTCAGTCGCCAGGAGGGCATCGACATTCTGCAGAGACTATGCAGCCTAAGCACGGTAATCCATCTCCTTCTCAAAGTAtgcacattattacacatatataagtaaaataataaagtgaataatACAGCGAGACAACACATTTTTTGGGGAATTCAAGGCAGATATAAATGTAGAATTCAAGGCAGACATAGCCCAGATTGATCAGACACCCAAGCTTCATTAATATCATATTCACATTCCTAAATATAGTGCGCAtggtacactcacttgccaaaacaagTGTGAGGTGTTAgctggaggatgtagtttgtggtgctgttgaatTGGATgtcagaaataaacatgtgtcagtacaacacagtACAACTCAACACCGACCACATTAGGGTTCAAAACACAGTTGTATTAAAAGCTCTCTTCGTTATTTTTAACACACGCTGAAGACCGCGACCTACTCGAGcctgagatttagtgcagggcagTTATACTAAACCGCACACACAATTGTAATATGCAAATCTAAAAAGGGTTAAAGGATCCAAATATATCCTTTGTAATCTACGTATAAATAAGTTCACGTGAATAAAGTATACTAttataaattgttttattaGTGAGAAACACATTAATATAACTAGATTAATGAATGACATGACACAATTTAATAGAAGTTTcgatttacaaaaaaacagcttttctgTACTCGCCCACTGACGTTgctgaacaaataaaatacatcaaacGAGAACTTACTCGAAATGCGGTAATATTCCACTGGTGAGATCATTTGAATACTAGGAGATGAGAAAGGTTAAGGGGGATGGACTACTGAAGCTATGTTTAGTGTCTCACTCGCTGGTGCCTTTAAGAGAAGACTGAGCAACACCGTGAGACGTGCACCACAGAGTGTCATGTGACTTTCCGAATAGAAACTAAAGTCGTGGAGACCCCGCGTGAAGGAACACAAATGCAACTTTCTTTCCTGGCTGCACTGCACAGAAACGAGGTGAGTTATCTCTTTGATTTCTTTCATGCTGTATAATGTTAATTTATGCACAGATCAGTTTCAAAGAGGCGTCTGCATCTTCACCCAAGGGGGAAGAGATTAGTGAGTTTCCTTTGTTATCATTACCTAACAAGAGAGTGTATTAATGTATtgtgttactttatttttactggCCTTACATTCCCTCTTCATGCTTGTATATTGAGCTCAGTGGACATGAAAACCGTCAAGATGAAATACCCTTTGATGAAATGTAACACCGTTCATTTGTTGCTATTTGTAGAGGTGGGCAGCTTGCCATGCACAAGTGTTTCTAAGCCAACTAATACagcggaaaaaaacaaaaatagaagcAGTCTACTTATTTAGTTAAAACCCACCTGTTTTCTGTCCGTGTGTGTTACCAGATATGGCTACTGCTGGCGGAGTGCTGTCTAAGGAGCAGCTTCTTTGCCCCATCTGTCTGGATGTCTTCAACCAACCAGTCTCCACACCTTGTGGGCACAACTTCTGCAAAGACTGCATACAAAGATACCTGCAGAGCGCTATTCTACCGCAGTGCCCAATGTGTAAGCACAAGCTGTACACAAGGCCCGACCTCAAAGTTAACACGTTCATATCAGAGGTGACTTCCCAGTTTCGACAGCTAGTTGAGAGatcacatgaaaatgaaaccagCGTTTTGGATCAGTCAGTGGGCTGCAAGGGAGAAGTCTtgtgtgatgtttgtgttgGAAAAAGGGTCAAGGCTCTTAAATCCTGTCTGGATTGTTTGGCTTCGTTCTGCGAGACTCACCTGGAGCCCCATCACGTCCTAGGCACCTTAAAGACACACCACCTGATCAAGCCCATGATGAACATGCAAGACAGGCTATGCAAGAAACATGAGAGGCTCCTGGATCTGTTCTGTGGCACCGACCAGATGCATGTGTGCCAGGCATGCGTTAGGAAAGACCACAAGGCTCATCAGACTGTCCGTATCGAGGACGTGAGCAGAGACAGGAGAGCCCAGATTGGAGGCATCAGCGCAGAAGTGGAAGAAATGATCCAAGGCCGGCTGCAGAAAATCTGTGAGATCAATCAAACCGTTGAGCTCAGCAGAAGAAACGCAGAAAGGGAGATTGAAGAGAGTTTGCAAGTCTTCAACAAACTGCTCCAGTTCGTCCAGAGAGGCCGCGCTGAGGTGGCCGAGGTGATTGGCGCAAAGCAGAGGCAAGTGGAAAGCAGGGCCAACGGGGTTATCGCTGAGCTGGAGCTTGAGATTAATCAACTGAGGCACAGGAGTAAAGAACTGGAGGAGCTCTCAAACACTGAAGACGAcctctttcttttccagtgCTTTCCCGTTCTCTCCACAATTCCAGCCACCAAAGATTGGTCTGACACCTGCGTAAATAGCGCCGAATACGTGGGGACCGTGAGGAGAGCGGTCCGGAGAGTCGCATCTCAACTGGAGGAGACGGTAAAGGCCGAGGTGAAGAGGCTTTGCGAGACTGAATTTCAGAGGGTGCGGCAATGCACCGTAGACGTTAATTTGGATCCCGACACGGCTCATCCCAAACTGGTGCTGTctgaaaacaggaaggaggTCTATCATGGAGAGGTGGCCCTGAACCTTCCTGACAATCCAGAGAGATTCTACCCCTGTGTTAGTGTTCTGGGAAAGGAGGGTTTCTCCTCTGGCAGGTTGTACTTTGAGGTCCAGGTGAAAGGGAAGACTGAGTGGGATATCGGAGTCGGGCTTGAGTCTGTGAACAGAAAAGGGGGGAATACGTTAAACCCCGAAAGAGGCTACTGGACTCTAGGGATGAGAGATGGTGGGAGTTACTGGGCACTCAGCAAccctcctgtctgtctgccactGGTCGAGGAGCCAGAGAGAATCGGGGTGTACGTGGATCTGGAGTGGGGGCAGGTTTCTTTTTATAATGCAGACTCGCACTCTCACATCTACACGTTCACTGGATACTCTTTCAATGAACGACTTTTCCCCTACTTTAACCCCCGGCGGAATCATGGCGGCGTCAACTCTGCCCCCCTCATCATTTCACCTGTCAGCATCTAAAATTTCAGAACATTTGAGCAGTTGCTTAATGTGTTCGGCTATTTTCTAACTATCACTTTTGTTGTTGgataaacaaatgttgttgaaactgtgATAAGATTTTATGCTGTTTGCTTTAATAAAATTGTGTGTACTGAAAGGAACtactctttgtggttgtttttgcacatttgacatttaaaaccaaacacattaCTTATGTAaatttgggttagggttagggttagggctagggctacgACTAGGGCTAGGGCAAGGGCAAGGGTTAGTTGTGTTAGATTTTAAAggatttgcatgtgtgtgtgcatgtgtgtagaAGTCGGTGGAGGTCCCGAGGCGTTCCCTCTCCCCAGTGCTGAGTGCGGTGGTGTGGACACTGCTCTCCTGTGGCATCCTGCTGGAGTTCTGCTTTCTCCTCTTCACGTTGCGCTTCAAAAACAACAGGTAGACCGAAACCTATGCACAAACTCACAGACGAATCGCAATTCACAGGAGCTAACCAATTCTCTGTATGTTATGTATCATCAGGATAGTGAAGATGTCCAGCCCCAACCTGAATGTCTTGACTCTTTTTGGAAGTGTCCTCACCTATAGCGCCGGCTTCCTGTTTGCCGTTGATGAACATTCCCAATCGTCCATAGCTTTGCTACAAGTAAGCACCCAAGTGACAGTCAATACTGCATGACAGTTTTGGGGTTGCTGATTTTCAGGTAACTTTAAATGTGATGGTCTCTCCTATAGGCTCGGGCGTGGACGCTTTGTGTCGGCAGTACTCTGGTGTTTGGGCCGATTCTAGGGAAGACATGGAGACTGTACAGAGTGTTCACCCAGCGAGTCCCTGACAAGAGAGTGGTAGGCATGCTCCTCAGGCTTTGGGCAGTCCCATCTGTTTTCAGCATCCAAAGATCCAGTCTTTGAGCCATGAGTATTTTGGTTAACCAGCATCTTGTTcattatatacagtaaattGTGTGGTATGCAACCTAAACTAGTACATTTCTTTGCAAATATCCAAAATGATTTCATCTTGATTGGATTCAATTCTAACTTGACGTTCATGGTATTTGATACACAACTGAAAACTAACTGACCGACTACactgaaaaatacattaatgcaaaaaaaaaaaacttagtccactgttcttttctttttttcttttttttatagtatttttttttaaaaaagatgtcATCCTCCTCCAAATCTGTAgtgagatgttttctttttctttttgttagtctgtcttttttttttttttttttttttaaaaacattttgggTCATGTTAGAAAATTCCTTTTCTGGATACTTCTTGACTTCAAAATGTGCTTTAAGCTCTCTGGGCATCACAGAAGCAACCGTTTCTGCAAACAATCCTGCTGTTATTGGTGTTATGACTCTTCCTATACCGTACTTACGTACTGATGCTGTTGTTCCGTTTCCCATCTTTATGAAATCTCCCAGGCTGGTGTCTTATTTGTTCCTTGCTCTTGGAGCCGTGTTTCTGTGCTTCATACTCAGAAATCTGTTCTGTTCTCTTGTTCTTTTCTAACCGGGTTACTGAAATTATGgctttatttgaaaatgacatGTGTTGCAATAAGTTAAACTGACAGTTGTCGCATTGAAGTTGCAATGTGGTGcttgcattttaaatgtagtaTGGTATTAAGAGCTATATTTCCACCAAATATATAATTGTAACAATACACTTCAGAGTGTTTTTCTCTGCAATTTCTtgtaataattagttttttgtatgtaatttttttttttaatgtgattggTGACTTTAGTTTCTGTTCCTCAGATCATCCGAGACATCCAACTGATGGGCATGGTGGCTCTGTTGATCCTGGTCGACATGCTCATCCTCACCATCTGGAGCCTCACAGACCCCGTCAGGTGTTCACGGTCTGTTGGAGCTGCTGTCAAGGTAGGATTTATTATTAATCAAGTTATGATTGAGCTTTGTTGCACTGCAGGTATTGAATATATCAACTCATACTGGCATGTTCTGCCAATTATCAACTAATTGATAGTGTTTGCTCTCCTTGTTGTAGGTGATGGAGAGGGACATTTCCTACTCTTTGTCTCAGCTATACTCTTGTTCTTCTGCATACTCCAATCTATGGATCATAATTATTACTGTCCAGAAGGTAAAGTTATCTCTACTCAATCTCAGTTTTCACACAGTGTTTTAAAAAGGATGACCGCTTTAAGTTATCATTTCATAAAGTCACTCAATTTATAccatattttatgtgttttgtttgcattcaAAAATTACTTTATCTCAATGTAAAGATGAAGTTTGTCTCTAAATTCACAATCCTTAGAACTGAATTCCCCAAACTTCCAAACATCCACCACCCATTTGAGCAGAACTAACATTAAAAAGtatattaatttctttttaggGTTGTCTTCTCCTGTATGGCACTTATCTGGCAGGACTAACCAGCAATGTGAGTCATCCCCCGGTCAACCAGTCTCCCACCATCATAACAGCCGTCACTTTGGTCACCGTCTCTTCCGCTGTAGCCGTCCCTGTGTTTATCTTCCTGAAGGCCTGGCCCAACCTGATCTACACCGCCGTGGCTGGAGCCATCTTAATCTGCACGCTAGCTACTAACTGCATGCTATTTGTGCCTCAGGTAAGAAACTAGACAAATATGCAAGCTGCgtgaaagaaatgatgaaactgAGAAGTTTTAAGTTGGAGTTGGAGGAGGTGACACCTTCTGTTTGGTAGCATCGCAGAAAACCACAACTCAGAGGAACTACTTTTTAGTCAGAACTGTCatgcaataattaaaaaaatgtgtctgtaaaccagcagtaaatacagggagTCATTCAGACAGATGGGAAGTGTACAGACAGATACatgacaaacagacagatggGTGTCAG
This window harbors:
- the gpr156 gene encoding probable G-protein coupled receptor 156 isoform X2, which gives rise to MATAGGVLSKEQLLCPICLDVFNQPVSTPCGHNFCKDCIQRYLQSAILPQCPMCKHKLYTRPDLKVNTFISEVTSQFRQLVERSHENETSVLDQSVGCKGEVLCDVCVGKRVKALKSCLDCLASFCETHLEPHHVLGTLKTHHLIKPMMNMQDRLCKKHERLLDLFCGTDQMHVCQACVRKDHKAHQTVRIEDVSRDRRAQIGGISAEVEEMIQGRLQKICEINQTVELSRRNAEREIEESLQVFNKLLQFVQRGRAEVAEVIGAKQRQVESRANGVIAELELEINQLRHRSKELEELSNTEDDLFLFQCFPVLSTIPATKDWSDTCVNSAEYVGTVRRAVRRVASQLEETVKAEKSVEVPRRSLSPVLSAVVWTLLSCGILLEFCFLLFTLRFKNNRIVKMSSPNLNVLTLFGSVLTYSAGFLFAVDEHSQSSIALLQARAWTLCVGSTLVFGPILGKTWRLYRVFTQRVPDKRVIIRDIQLMGMVALLILVDMLILTIWSLTDPVRCSRSVGAAVKVMERDISYSLSQLYSCSSAYSNLWIIIITVQKGCLLLYGTYLAGLTSNVSHPPVNQSPTIITAVTLVTVSSAVAVPVFIFLKAWPNLIYTAVAGAILICTLATNCMLFVPQLTQWRQFEEDQNNPSQMAKYFSSPSKSQPSVYSQDEIYYLLGENSSMKKLINEKNAVIDSLQEQVNNAKDKLLRLMSASQPSEDPDMDSSATQTTELPSEGPPSSSPSQRDTKSRISVSDLSPYPISPPVSLSAAAAEPSSEPSSVSNSSAPVCVSSPLPADINATETKRRGSTTGPTVRESRTEEDIKQPLSTTFPGFLRTAEETVEFVTSLQSRRGLNPSRMETFGSDSGLTFQQGVNARPTGFISSEQLQEILQELSVDAVTETALRSPGQASRTPSQLKLNKLPTLSPLSIRSPRSPHPPVFFRYPSISPYSMRKRRPPFHSSRRGLAPPCFYTGSDIAICGEMRTNCEHQNPGNHPEGLSVDDELLQVPHGELEGEREEDDAEGEEVGGKCQRCVSRCHRLRCAGEKHSAPPDVEVGGDNEQHHKHIRDSCGYWDSDSSSSTDYCYYHRPYCESCLQRGSLLCSDSSSDSSDSEYDSYTGLYRSPRPVVFKEDLKPTFV